In Glycine soja cultivar W05 chromosome 10, ASM419377v2, whole genome shotgun sequence, the genomic stretch ACTGCAAATCACGTACCTGAaacccaaattaaaaaaaaaaagagtatgaagaaaaaagagagaaaaagttaCAAAAACTGGATGCAAAAAGTTTAGAGAAGGATTAAAAAGAGGAGGTGGAGTacgaaagaagaatgaaaatgaacgaaaacggagagagaaaaagaaattgtgtcacaaaagaaaacaaaatgcaaATTAACTAGCATAGAGGAACAAAATGCATGGGTGAAACctaaatatttgaaaagttataCGTGCGCGCCTGGCTATAAagagaaagatttttttttaataattttagttagtaatgcttgaaatttgaatttaactaGCTAATTAATATTCAACTATTTATAGAatgcaaataaaaaactaacagagaatagagaaaaggaaagtaaaACTAATTTTGGCCTGTAGTAGGTATTTGGTTTATCTTTGGGTATCAGCATTATGCCTTTCAACTATTTATAAAAACGTTTATATAGATGAAAATGAAACaagacatataaataaaaaattatttacaaacatatgaataatttatttatttttgacggggcaaaaatatcaataattataatcattttaatatatatatatatatatttaattatatataactatttatatAGCTTTGAAaatctaaaaacaaaaagaagactGGGGACCCAAAAGCTACATGTCTCGGTGGATGGTGTAAATGCCACGAAGTGCAGATGTCTATGTCTATAGTTCGTGTCGCGCGCCTCTCATAATTTCCTCAACCTTCATGCATTAGCATTAGTCATCAGCCCCATTTCCCTATTTAAACCCCAACTCATCACACTCCTCTCATCAATTAGTCTTCTCTCTCCATCACACGCATATATacacttttcttaatttatttttcttcgattaaggtaattttatttgagtctataaaaatattgattacaaTATTAAAGTTATTCTTACACAAGTATATATTCAGAATTTAAACCGAGATCAGCCATacacaaaaacaaattaatttcattctgGTTTTTATCAACCGGCCCGCCAAGAACAACAGTGATGCTTAATGAGTCATGTCTTGTGAAGACATGCAAACCTTCTATCATGTTCACTAGGGTTCCTGAGGTCGATCTCTCGGACCCCGAGGCCAAGTCACTCATTATCAAGGCCAGCAAAGAGTGTGGTTTCTTTAAGGTAGTCCAACATGGCGTTGCGTTTGAGTTGATTACAAATTTGGAGAACGAAGTCCTTAGATTTTTCCATCAACCACAGCCACAAAAGGACAAGGTGGGTCCTCCTGATCCTTGTGGTTATGGAAGCAGGAAAATTGGAGCCAATGGTGATGAAGGTTGGCTCGAGTACCTCCTCATCAACACTAACCCTGATGATCCAAAGTCACTTCACCTTTTTCAGCAAAACCCAGCAAATTTCAGGTAATTAACAAAgttttaaaatcaatataactattttttttatatacattttcctcttctacttcaaatttcaacaaaagcaatgataaaattaaattgacacattttttttgttattattattattatactcgAAAGGTCTGCTGTGGAGGATTATATAGGAGCAGTTAAGAATTTGTGCTCTGATGTGTTGGAACTTATGGCTGATGGGTTGGGAGTTGAGCCGAGGAATGTGTTTAGTAGGCTTACAATGGATGAGAGAAGCGATTGCTTATTAAGGGTTAATCGCTACCCCGTATGTGCAGAGCTTGATGAATTTGAAGCATTGAGTGAACAATATTTAATTGGGTTTGGCGAACACACAGACCCACAGATAATATCTGTACTGAGATCGAATAACAGTCACGGACTACAAATCTGTCTCCGAGATGGAACTTGGGCTTCAATTCCACCAGATCAGACTTCTTTCTTCGTCATTGTTGGTGACCTCTTGCAGGTATATAGCTAGAaagtagaaaatatatatatatatatatatatatatattactgagatgaaagaaaacaaataaaaaaagccaAAAATGGAATATAATTGACAGGATTGACGGGATTGGTGCAGGATATATAGTGACATTTGGGAAaagtaaatgataaaattgtgaGTATAAAATGTTGTCCGTCCATAGACAATAGGGCAGGAATATGAACGAAATAGAgagaagagaaattaaaaaagaattatgaaAGAATGTGAgtacaaaaaatatacatataattatataaatgctGTGaccagaaaaataataataaaagaaggtATATTGGAGTCTGTAGAAATAATATATGATGTGATTGCAAGGGGggcagaaaaataatttaccataaaaaatcttataaaaatgtaATTCAAAGAATAATAGAACTCTAAATAAAATATCAGTTctctcaaaaaattaaataaaatatcagtTTACAAGAAAATGgtccattttttaattaaattttggatgAAACAACATTATTTCTATATCCCTAGAAGGCAGTCTTTTTCCTCATAATGTGCCAGCAATTGATTTGTGGTTTTTCAGTCACTCTTTTTACCTCTGTATGGGTGGACGTGAATGCGCCAAAAACAAATACTAGTATATTTTCATCTGGGAATTTTCACTGCATATATTCAGTTActattcactattttttttgttgggctTTCGTTTTTCTTTTCTGATTAAAAGTCTAAATTTCAGGTGATGACTAATGGGAGATTTAAAAGTGTAAAGCATAGGGTATTGACTGACTCAACCATTTCAAGAATTTCAATAATCTACTTTGGAGGACCACCCTTGAATGAAAATATTGCTCCTTTACCTTCACTCGTGCTAAAGGAAGAAGAGAGTTTGTATAAAGAGTTAACGTGGCAGGAATACAAGACTGCTACGTTCAAGTCAAGGTTGTCTGATAATAGGCTAAGACTCTTTGAGAAATTTCCTAGTGAGTGAGGAGAAATGGAAAATCATATTTACTTCTTCGTTGTGAGAGAGAGCATATATAAGGAAAATTATTTGGTTGCCAaccattttctttatttttgttttttttacctttactCCTTTTGTTCCcccttatatttttttgtctaaaactacaattatttttcattagagAGAATCATGTTCGAGTCGAATAATTGTAAATTTATGGTCATTAATatattcatcttttcttttacactactaaaaattatacatttaacattgttaggttaacatcggttttcgacaaaaccgatgttaacacaaACACAGTGGCATACTTATAATTAAAACTAGTTTATTAACATcgacttttaaaaaaactgatgttaacataagctcgttaacatcggttttgtgaaaatcaatgttaacatgacgatgtaacatcggttttatcaaaatcgatgttaacattacataggtaacatcggtttttttaaaaaccgatgttaacgagcatatgttaacattgattttttaaaaaaccgatgttgtgtttttACTTAAACTTACAAACTGAAAAGTTGATCTTCTCTCTTCTCACGCTCATCAGTCTCTCACAAACCCACCCTTGTGACTGTCATTGTCCCTGACCCCCTACAATTAGTCTCGTAAAGGCACCCTCAAGCCACCGTCGTCATTGCTATTGTCCCTGACCCCCGACGCTGAGTCTCGCATAGCCACCCTCAGGCCGCTGTCGTCGCTGTGACGCTCACCCCACCCTCGTGTTTTGGTAAGTTTTGTTGGTTCCCTTGAACGACCTTTATTGCTCACCCCACCCTCAGGTCACTGCCATTGTCTTTGAACAAGCTTCCTTAGTTTCCTTGTAGCCATTCCATTGGCATGAAAGCAGTCTTTGCTCGTCTTTGTACTCGCCATTATGTTAACTTCCCTTAAACTGAGCTTTTAACTTCCCTTAGTTAGTCGCAACCTGCATTTGATCTATTTAGGAAAGCTGTAGTTTGAGTGTTTGAAGCTTCAGATACCCTGAGACTAGGCTCAGGCCCTTTGATTTGCACTATATCAGAGGTGAGTGAGCCTATTGGCAATTACCCCTTTGTTCTTAGTgattattatttgtgttgttgttgatgaagcTCCGTTGCTGCAGCTTTAGGAGTTGTACTTGCTATTTCTTTCATCCACAGAAGGAACATTGcaggtaaaattatttttttcttctgtaaCATTTCACTAAACTTATGGTAGTATAGCATGGGTTTGTTTTATACTTGCTGtctatttttattgaataaaattagagaGAGCGGCAGACAAGCTTCCATTCAAGGCATTGATAGAAAAATCTAGAGTTTTAAGTCTAGAAAGGTTTCCTATTTCATTTGGGATAGCTCCACTAAACTGGTTATGACTAAGAGAAATGTTTGTGAGTTCACTCAAGCCACCCAAAGAAGCAGGAATGCTTCCACTCAATAAGTTATGATCTATGATCAGATTTTGAAGCCGAAAGAAGTTATTTTTCAAGCTACCACCCCAAGGAGTTAAAGCTAAAGTTAAGCCAATAAAGCTTAGTGGCATTCCCAAGGCTCATGGGGATTGTCCTAGTGAGCAAATTATTGCTGAGGTCCAAAGACTGAAGCAAAGGACATGACCCTAACGAAGGAGGGGTGGTCCCTGTGAACCTATTTTTGAAGAGCTGAACCCCTCTTAGATTGAGAAGAAGTCCAAGTGCTGAAGGGATTGAACCACCAATTTGGTTATCATGAAGGCTAAGCTTTCTAAGCCCCCTAAGTTGGCCAATCCTCTCAGTTATGTGACCCTTTGCTCTTTAAGATGGGATTTTAGACTAAGAAATATACATGTTATTTAAGATGTTTCTAATAACAAAGTTAcaaatgttaataataatattatatatatccataaaaaaaataggccCATACATTTGGTAAATGAATTTGGTGGACACCAAAATCACAGAAATGTAACTTTTTCTATGATAATCACTATCATAGCAACCCCATTTATTCTTGAAGTAAATGACAAATTATAGGGGGTTGCTAAACAAATCTAAATACAAAAAAGAATGCAAAACATATAAAACTCCAAGTGGAAGACAAACCCAAATCATATCCTCACATGGTATGGTACTTAGTTGAAGAATTGAACTTGGGAGGACAAGATTTATTGGTCTCTGAGGGATGTGGGGATGGGGATGTGAATGGCACATGGATTAATGGTGGGATAGAATCAAACAATTCCCAATTTGTGGTAACTACAACTCCTAAGGTTGAATTCCTTGAgggttgttcttgttcttgttgttgttcttgaatTGGTGCTAAGGCTGATCTATAATGTCCATTTGAATGCTTTTGTTGTTGCCCATTTGAATGCTTCTGTTGAAGCTGCACTATGGCATGGTCTCCATTGCTACTAGCATATAATTCTTAACATTCAGTACATCAAGTGTTTCAACATACTTTTGAATTCTTTTTACCTTCAAAATTAATGTTTCACTACCATTAGCAAATGCAATTTAAGATTGTACTAATAACACAAAATGAGCAAAATGCATCTAAGCCTCTATCATTACCTGCATTTTCCTCTATAGTTTCACATCCCCATCAGCCACTATACCATCTAATTTAATCAATCGATTCATCAATAACTCAATCAGATTAAGCAAATctatttatctttatattaaaTGAACCATTAAGATTTTAAGAACTGCACACTAAGATGTTTATATGAACTCCACAATTCTATAGGCTAAGTTATTACATGGTTGTTAGTCCATGTAGTCTGGTCATATGAGCATTAGTAATGTTACATAGTTTGGTTGAGCATAAGCCGAATTACTTTGCTGTAGTTGAACTAGGTTTGGCTCTGAATTCTTCTAATGCCATTACTCATTAGTTCTCAAAGGTTATTTTCTGCAAAATGTGATACATATCGCTCTTTGGCAGTATGGCCCATGGCTAATTGGcctatgctttttatttttaggttatcaTTTACTACTGCTAATTGGCCTTGTTGTGGAAGCTCTTTGATTATAGCAACTCCAGGTATGTACGTATGGACTagtatgtgtgtatatatatatattatcacacattactatttttacttttgtcccaatatttatatacacatatacagtACCATACttatatatacatgtacatGTGTAAAGCACATTCTTACGTTGTTTTTAATCATAATTCCTAGCTAGTAGTGGCTGTAGTTTATGTACATTGTGCTGTTTTGTGCTCACTTGAAATCTGCACTCACATCATTTTAAGcaaagataaatgtcaactTTTTAGAATGATTTGATTTTTCACAAGTGTTTATTGTCCCCTCAATCAATTTTGGCCTTGAGTGGCATGACAGTAAAAAGCAGCGGCTAGAAATTCATCAGTCTTTGTTCCATTGATAGGATTAATAGCTGGTGATGGGTGTCCATCAATTATTAGTTAGGATAAGTAAAGCTTAAAGTGGAATAATCCAACATCCATCAAGTTTGTAAGTTGTATACCTGAAACACTATATTTAGTAGATTAGAGGATAGTAACACTTGGTTTTTAGTTCCTTTACCTGATGGCAAGCACTCCATAGGTTGCAAATGGATAAACTATATTTTGTAAGTTGTATACCTCTAAAGTTCCAAGAACTGATTTTGGTTCTTCAAATCCAAATCGAGGCACTTCAGCTACACATTCATTCACAGTTTTGATCACAGCTTCTAATAGTTCAGATTCATTAGTACTGGATAGTGTCTGAACCTCTTTTTCAGTTACAATTGAGACATTTTCATTCTCTAAACACTCAAACAATATCCTGCTGACAATTGCTTTGACACTCCAAcctatataaataacatattgaAGAGTACAACTCAATCATGATTAATTGTAAGTATgaataaaattgaatatatagTTGCCACAAATAGACTGATCAATCGTAATCATGATTGTGATTTCAAAGAAATTTAAGAGGAATCTCTAATATTCAACATTCGTAGCAAGCATTATGACTTCCTGGTAATTGAGTTATCTTCTTGTGTCTGTTAACTGCATTCTAGTTTAGGAGGTGGCTCAATAAAAGGGAGAAAGAATACTTCATAAGTTAACTTTagcaaaaaaattaagctttttaacatttatttcatatttgggACCGTCTTTGACTAATCTAAGATTAAAGAGGTAAAGCAAATAACCAAAATTTGCAGTATCTTTCATAGAATTAATTACCAATAGGAACAATGAATTTTGGAAATGTAGTGTACAATGAACTTTATATGTTTTTGTAAAACAGTAGTAGGCtatctttatttttgtaaattacacTTCCAATTTGAATAGACatctaaaatagtaaaatactaattaaagcttaatataattgttttcaATCATCCACTTGATGCTCTAGAAGCTAGAGTCACATTTGTAGGCCCAATAAGCCCATCAAATTTGGCACGAGAGTATACATCCACTTGGACTTGCGTAAATTTTTGTTGGTCTTTCTTTGATGCACTCTAAACTTTCCAATCACTACTCTATTCCCCTGCGAGATTTCACCAACAACATGTTTCGATATGCTATACTATATTTTTCTtagaataaaagatttaaaagaagGCTATAACTGAATCCAAGAATATGATAATGCATTCATAATGCTACTTTGTTGTGTATGTAAAAGTAGAAAACTTACCAACAAAAATGAGGGGTCCATTAGATGTGGTGACAGAGCTAAGATCTGAgactcttttctttttaataaaatcgaTGTTCTGCTGCACATTCATGTTGGAGAACCTATTGTTTGAGCCCTGCACAACCCCGAACTTTATCGGAAAGTGTACCGAGTcgttaaagtaataataaaatggtaagaaactGAGTATCGAACTTAGGAAACTTATTTCATTCAGTGAAGTTTCATTTAGCAAGCAGACATTGATATAAAGCAATGTAAACAGAATTAAACCAAAGATGTATATGCTgtaaatctaaaataactaCAAATACGCTTATCAAAACGGGAGAGAAAACAAATGATTAAAATgttgggtccttctactgaACGCTTGatgtaattgaaatatttttctctatttaatgttatttcggTTTTCTATGTTGAAGActaaaataccaaacaccgatttgttggatcaagtggcctcagaataattaagaagggggggttgaattaattattaatgaacctttactaattaaaaatcaatccttaatgttactagattcaattaggcttttactataatgttaagtaagtaaagaacaaaaatataaacttaaccaaaagtaaaagcgataattagagtgcacagcggaaattagagagtgtagggaagaagaagacaaacacaagagttttatactagttcggcaacaacatgtgcctacatccagtccccaagcgacctgcggtccttgagatttcttttcaaccttgtaaagtcctttacaagcaaagatccacaagggatataccctcccttgttctccttgaacaaccaagtggatgtacactccactagaactgatccacaagagatgtaccctctcttgttctcagtcacaacaacccaagtagatgtaccctctacttgtaccacaaaggatgtacc encodes the following:
- the LOC114369630 gene encoding gibberellin 2-beta-dioxygenase-like, giving the protein MLNESCLVKTCKPSIMFTRVPEVDLSDPEAKSLIIKASKECGFFKVVQHGVAFELITNLENEVLRFFHQPQPQKDKVGPPDPCGYGSRKIGANGDEGWLEYLLINTNPDDPKSLHLFQQNPANFRSAVEDYIGAVKNLCSDVLELMADGLGVEPRNVFSRLTMDERSDCLLRVNRYPVCAELDEFEALSEQYLIGFGEHTDPQIISVLRSNNSHGLQICLRDGTWASIPPDQTSFFVIVGDLLQVMTNGRFKSVKHRVLTDSTISRISIIYFGGPPLNENIAPLPSLVLKEEESLYKELTWQEYKTATFKSRLSDNRLRLFEKFPSE